From the Exiguobacterium marinum DSM 16307 genome, the window GGAAAGTCGGGCATTTATTATCGAGTGGGGACCCGTTTCGAGGGGCAGAGCTTGCTACACTGTTACAAATCGACGCACTCTATCCGAAGCGGTTCGACACATGTTCGAGTGGTGAACAACAGATCGTTCGTGTTGCCTTTGCACTAGTGGACCGACCAGAATCAATCGTTCTCATCGAACCGTTTCGGCATCTTGATCAATTTCGTAAAGAACACCTTGAGATGTTGCTCCGCCGTATCTCCGGGCTCGGTGTTCAAATTGGCTATACGGAAGGGGCGCGTGAGCAGTCAGGCGATGTGACGTTCACATTCACCGAATCGAATAGAGCACCAATAATCGATGCGCAAGATGTATCCTATCGGCACCCGCTTCAAGCGGTGTATGCGATTGAGGATGTGACCATTCAGATGAACGAGCCAGGACTCACGGTCTGTATCGGGACGAACGGGAGCGGGAAGTCGACCTTGCTCGAGTTGTTGGCCCGAAGCAGACGACCGCTCAAGGGACGGGTGAAGCGAGGCGAACGAGCCGTCTATCTCCCTGCCGAACCAGAATACGGACCATTCCCGAAAGAAGAAAGACGACGGGTCGCACAACTGCAAGCCGTGCTTCATGATCCGTCGAGCGTCCTTTTGCTCGATGAACCGACTGTAGATTTAACGGGGCAGGAACGTGAAGCATTCGTTGAAGCAGTACGACAGAAGGCTGAGACGGCAAGGGTCGTTTGTGCGACACACGACATGGAGCTGATTGACCGATCGACAGATGTCATATACCTTGCGAGCGGTCGGGTCGTCTTTCATGGGACACGTTCACTCTTCCAAGAACGGAGTACGTTATGGTCACTTACGTCCTCGCCATCTTGATTGCCATCGCCGTCTTGTATCGATTCGAGAAATCCTCGCTTCCGATTCAACCACTTGTCCAACTTTTAGCGCTCGCGGTGATTGGTCGTTGGCTCTTTATGACAATCCCGAACGTTCAACCGACGACGGCGATTTTGATGTTGACCGCTCTACTCGTCAGCTTGAACGGTGCAGCCATCCTCGCACTCTTCGTGCCGATCTTGTCAGGACTCTTGCTTGGGATTGGACCGTTCGTCCTTTATCAATTTTTAGGGTGGCTCCTTGTCGTATTGCTCGTCAGCCTGTTTCGACCGCTTTTATTAAAGTCGCCCGTACTCTTCCTCGTACTAGGATTTCTATCTGGTTTTTTATACGGATGGACAACGAACGTCGCGTTTATCGAAGTGATTGGTGCAGACTTTTTGAAATTACTTTTGCTCAGTTTCCCATTTGATTTCGTCCACGGCATTTCTAACGTCGTCTTCCTCCTATTGATTCGTCCGTTATTTGAGCGCATATTCCTTCGTCAACTCGGGTAAATATACAATATTCCTATCATATTGAGTGAGGTGAACGACGGATGGATGCTTATGTCAATGTCACGGAAGTCGGTATGTTTCTACTCGTAGGGTTATTGTTTATCGTGTTAAACCTTGTTCTTTTAGCGAAGCGTTACACGAGAGCCCGTTTTGCAATGCTGAGTATTCTGGCAACAAGCGTGTGGCCGGCACTCATGATTGTTCTTTCGGTAAATCAATTGAATGTGATGGATCAACTCACTTCGGGAGAATGGACGTTAAACGCTGTGATCGCGTGGGCGGTCGTCCTCTCGACTGCGCTCATGACGATGATTCCAGCAGGAGTCTTTCTTCATCGGCTTGTGACTGTGTCTCGATTGCATTCTGAATTATAAAAGGAGCGACCTACGCGGGTCGCTCCTTTTTCATGTCGTCGATTCAGCGGCTTTACCGTCTGTTGGCTTTTGAACACGACGTAATACTTCGAGACTGAGAGCCCGTGGCATCAACTTCGCGAACCCGACCAACAGCTGGTTCGAGAGGCCAGGTACAATCACCCGTTTGTTGTTCATGACACCTTTATATCCGAAAAAGGCGACGAGGTGAGATGGCATTTTTGAGAATGACAATTCACTTCCGGCGCGATCGAAGAAGTTCGTGTCAGTCGGACCAGGG encodes:
- a CDS encoding ATP-binding cassette domain-containing protein; the protein is MQWLSTADGTFEEYVERYRPRVIEMNQPFSGKVGHLLSSGDPFRGAELATLLQIDALYPKRFDTCSSGEQQIVRVAFALVDRPESIVLIEPFRHLDQFRKEHLEMLLRRISGLGVQIGYTEGAREQSGDVTFTFTESNRAPIIDAQDVSYRHPLQAVYAIEDVTIQMNEPGLTVCIGTNGSGKSTLLELLARSRRPLKGRVKRGERAVYLPAEPEYGPFPKEERRRVAQLQAVLHDPSSVLLLDEPTVDLTGQEREAFVEAVRQKAETARVVCATHDMELIDRSTDVIYLASGRVVFHGTRSLFQERSTLWSLTSSPS